A stretch of DNA from Anaerobacillus isosaccharinicus:
AACAAGTAGCAGCAACTTCTCAACAATTATCAGCAAATACAATCGAACTAGAAATTACCTCGAAAGATATACAAAATTCGTTGCAACAAATATCTGCTGGTTCTACAGAACAAAAAGAAAAAATTTTTATTGCTGATATAGAGGTAACAAAGATGAGCGATCATATGAATGAAATAAATATTGAAGTTGATGAAACGGCTGTTAGCTCATCACTAGCAAGTAGGTCTGCAAATCTAGGTGGGGAAAAAGTTCAATTAGTTATATCGCAGATGAACACCATTGATCAACAAACTGAAAGTATTGCATCAAATGTAGTAACGTTAAAAAAGCGTTCAAATGAAATAAATGAAATTCTTACAATGATCACGGATGTGGCCGCTCAAACGAATTTACTAGCTTTAAACGCAGCGATTGAAGCAGCTAGAGCTGGTGAACAGGGGAAGGGGTTCTCAATTGTTGCTCAAGAAGTACGGAAGTTAGCAGAACAAACTGGCCATGCAACTGAGAAAATTAGAAATATTATCTTACAAATTCAAGATGAAGTGGACGGCACAGAAGTAACAATTCAAAAGGGTAGTCAGGAAGTAAAAAAAGGAAAACTTATTGTAGAAGAAATGAGCCAATTTTTTTCAGAAATTGTTGTGAATACAAATGAGTCATCAACGAAAATGGAAAATGTGTCAAAAGGAATTTCCGCTTTAACAAATCAGATGACGCAACTAAGAAGCATGTTTGAAGAAATTGCAATTGTTTCAGAAAATAATATGAATAGTACAACAAAAATGGTTTTTGCTACAAAACAACAGTCAGAAATGATGGATGAAATATCAGCAGCAGCTACCGGTTTAGCAAAAATGGCAGAAGGTTTACAAGAAGTAGTAGATCGTTTTAATGTAAATGGTTGATAGACGATTGTCTCTCAACCATTTTTTATTATATAATCCCGTAAATCACGGAACACATGGGCTTTGTGTAAGGTTTGCATAAACACGAGGATTACAGGACCTAGAATAAGCCCTAAAAATCCAAAAACTTTATAGCCTACAAATAAAGAAACTAATGTAGCTAATGGGTCAACTCCAATATTTGAAGACAATATTTTTGGTTCCATAATCTGTCTTTGTATAACAACAATCCCGTACAAAATTGATAAACCGATGGTTAACGATAGTTCTCCCAGGAAAAATGTATAAAAAATCCATGGTATAAAAATTAAACCGGTTCCTAAATAGGGAAGTAAGTCAACAATCGCAATAATCAACGCAATTGTAATTGGGTACTCAACCTTTAGAACTAGTAGACCAATTAAAACGATGCAACATGTAATTGAGATTAGTGTAAGTTGGGCAAATAAAAAGCCTACAAAAGCCTTTTTCAGACTTATCATTACGTCTTTTGTTCTTTCAACAATGATATTAGGAATCCATTTTCGAAAAATGAACACCAACTTGTACCAGTCCTTGCTAATAAAAAAAGTTGCTAGTAAAGAAAAGATGATAATGGTTGCTAAACTTGGCAATGCTAACAAGAAGTCTGATGCACCAGTTAATACGGATTGAATAGTTGAACTCGCGTTAGATGTAATATGAAAAGTAATTGTTTCAATATAAGCCAATATAGTCGCTTGATGATCACTCTCTAATGAATAAAATAATGTTGAGATTTGTTCATAGATTGGAATAATTTTTCCTGTAAATAAATCTTGTAGCTTGAAAACTAGTGTTTGAAAATGAAGAGGAACTGATTGGGACAAATAATTAGTACCCATAATTATTTCTGAAATTAGAATGGTTATAGAGCCTACTGTAATTGTCATCAAACAAACTAAGATTATTGCTACAGAAAGCCACCGTGCTATTCTTGCTTTTTCTTGTAAAAAATTAACAACCGGGTTTATAAAAAATGCAAGGACAAGCCCTATAATAAATGGGTATGCCGTTTTAAATGCAAAGAAAATAATTAGTGTAATACAACAAATAATCGCTAATACAAATAAGAGTCTAAATATAAGTCGAAAGTAGTTGCTTGAATTCAATTGTATTTTCCCCCTTTCCATAAAGATCTCTCTTTTATAAATGTATGGCTTGTATATGTGGTTTAGAATATTGAATTTAATAAGAAAATCAGGTCATGTCGATTGAAATTATGATTAAAATATAATTTCGAAAATTTGACACAAAATAGTCTTGAATCTTGGCGGAAGTATAAATTCTATGTTAAGATAAAAATGGTTAGGCCTACCACGGAAGGATGCATCATTCTTGATATCACAAGCAACAATTTTTATGTTAATTTTGCTCTTAATTGGTATTATTGCAAAAAATCAATCATTACTTATTGCTGTAATTGTACTACTTGTTATTAAATGGGTTGGTTTAGGTGATAAAGCATTCCCACTACTTCAGCAAAAAGGGATCCAGATTGGGGTTACAATTATTACGATTGCAGTCCTCGTCCCGATTATTACTGGTCAGATTGGTTTTAAAGAACTAACTGATTCTATGAAGTCAATGTACGCTTGGATTGCGCTAGGGGCAGGAATTTTTGTTGCCATCATTGCTGCAAATGGAGTTGAACTGTTACAAACAGACCCTCATATTACTGCAGCTTTAGTTTTTGGAACAATAATAGCTGTTGCTCTTTTTAATGGAGTTGCAGTAGGGCCGTTAATTGGTGCAGGAATTGCATATATGGCAATGAAAATTGTTGACTTCTTTAGCTCAATATAATTAGTAGAGCTAATCTTAGTGAAAGTTATCACAAGAATTGAAATAGTCCGAAATATTTTTAAATTAAAGTTCACAAAACTGTGAAATATGTTTATAATTAAAATTG
This window harbors:
- the ytvI gene encoding sporulation integral membrane protein YtvI, producing the protein MNSSNYFRLIFRLLFVLAIICCITLIIFFAFKTAYPFIIGLVLAFFINPVVNFLQEKARIARWLSVAIILVCLMTITVGSITILISEIIMGTNYLSQSVPLHFQTLVFKLQDLFTGKIIPIYEQISTLFYSLESDHQATILAYIETITFHITSNASSTIQSVLTGASDFLLALPSLATIIIFSLLATFFISKDWYKLVFIFRKWIPNIIVERTKDVMISLKKAFVGFLFAQLTLISITCCIVLIGLLVLKVEYPITIALIIAIVDLLPYLGTGLIFIPWIFYTFFLGELSLTIGLSILYGIVVIQRQIMEPKILSSNIGVDPLATLVSLFVGYKVFGFLGLILGPVILVFMQTLHKAHVFRDLRDYIIKNG
- a CDS encoding methyl-accepting chemotaxis protein, with amino-acid sequence MKIGITGKVAITVMIIVFISSSILTLVSYQNSYQQVLQAAGVELLGCANITTGLINTEELEKAISGNKDSVDQVEKAINWTIEKKHIFETHYILSLEGKVVAGDDTFHAQGFTHGDMFFLDNEVIEMITTMKHGTYSKIYQFGGQDRLTGYAPIFKDHDPTKEVIAINAIDFDASIVAKRTWEMARNTVLLGIFLPFLATGLTFIFVRSLIKPVLSINEAVKRVATGDLSGELDLNNKKNDEIGELATNFATMRKSVKEIIVNASSNSEQVAATSQQLSANTIELEITSKDIQNSLQQISAGSTEQKEKIFIADIEVTKMSDHMNEINIEVDETAVSSSLASRSANLGGEKVQLVISQMNTIDQQTESIASNVVTLKKRSNEINEILTMITDVAAQTNLLALNAAIEAARAGEQGKGFSIVAQEVRKLAEQTGHATEKIRNIILQIQDEVDGTEVTIQKGSQEVKKGKLIVEEMSQFFSEIVVNTNESSTKMENVSKGISALTNQMTQLRSMFEEIAIVSENNMNSTTKMVFATKQQSEMMDEISAAATGLAKMAEGLQEVVDRFNVNG
- a CDS encoding DUF441 domain-containing protein, producing the protein MISQATIFMLILLLIGIIAKNQSLLIAVIVLLVIKWVGLGDKAFPLLQQKGIQIGVTIITIAVLVPIITGQIGFKELTDSMKSMYAWIALGAGIFVAIIAANGVELLQTDPHITAALVFGTIIAVALFNGVAVGPLIGAGIAYMAMKIVDFFSSI